The Nicotiana sylvestris chromosome 6, ASM39365v2, whole genome shotgun sequence genomic sequence GACAAGAAAGCTGCGGAGAAGAATTTTTGTGCAAAGAAGATTTTGGtatgtggaataggacctgaTGAATACAATAGAATCTCTACTTGTGACATTGCTAAGAAGATATGGAAGCCTTGCAAACAACTCATGAGGGAACCACCCAAGTAAAGCAATCTAAGATCGATATGCTCACTACCGAGTATAaactcttcaggatgaaggacgatgaatttattcaagatatgcacacaagattcacttccatcataaatgagttgtactcacttggtgaaactattcctaGGAACAAGCTACTGAGGAAAATCCTCAGTATCCTACCTAGCTCTTGGGAAAGCAAGGGGAACGCTATTACTGAAGCAAAGGACCTACATGAGCTGACCATAGATAAGCTGGTTGGAAATATGAAAACTTAcaagatgaagaggaagatagatagtgaaagaagagaaccaaagaaagaaaagaacctggtactcaaagctaCTAGTAATTACTCAAGTGAGGAGGACAGTGACATGtcttacttaaccaaaagatttcagaagatggtcagaagaaatggaggaaTGCTAAAAAGGGGAAGCTCTAGCAAACAAAAGAACTATGGTCTTtattataagtgtggaaagcctgagcacttcatcaaagactgtcctctcctgaagcaagaattctccaaATACAACCCTAAGAAAGCATCTAAGAAGACCCCGTTTCCTGACAAGGACTTCAAAAGAAAGAGATCTGCTGACAATGTGGTAAAACaggctcttgcagcatggggGGACTCCTCTAGTGAGTCTGAAGTTGAAACTGATACTGGTGATagctccatgatggcagttgaaagcgaagaaaatgaatatgattcaACTTTTGCCTTGATGgcccaatcagatgatgatgaagacgatgacaatagtaaggtaaatttcagggatgttcagagaaatctgaaatcatACACTTCTAAGAAACTTATTTCTTTATCTAATGTATTGATTGATGTCTATCATAACCTTGTGGAGGATAATGATGCATTGATCTTAGAACTAGGGGAAGCTGAACAAACCAGAGATGATTTGGTAGTGTGTGTAGTGGATCTGAAGGAAACCATTTGCGagttgaaaaaagaagaagatgtctTAACCAAAAAGATTGCCAACTTAGAGCATGAAAGAGATGACTTAGTGGTGGTAGTTGTTGACCATAAGGAAACTATTGAGAACTTCAGTAGAGAAAAGGAGGCCCTAGTGAAAAGAGTGACTGAAATTAAGGAAGAAAGAGATGATCTCTTGGTAGTAGTTACAGATTTGAGGGAAACAATAGAGGGACTAGAAACTGAGTCTAAACCCAAAAAtactagaaaaggaaaagaggtagccagtgaggaacacattaggcttgaaaacgAGTTGAAAGCTGTGAGAACTAGGTTGTGTGTTGAAACTGAGAAAAACAAGCACCTCCAGACTGAACtgaaaatagtaaaaaatgatcttgaaaagtccctaaagtggacctggtcttcagaagctatcactgccatgtacactaataatggtggaagcaggcagggaatagggttccaaagggagaaaaccccTTACAACCCACATAGAAAATATGTGATTGTACCCGAAAACCGGTTGTGTACCCACTATGGGAACAATGGACATTTTAAGAAAAATTGTCAAGATAGGGTCCAGTTCATTTAGAAAAACAAAATGGTTGTTGAAAATGTAACTACTAAAAAGGGACCGGGTTCCACTCACGAAAAAAGCATATTAGCTGCTTGGACTAAGAGAGCGTTTTttcatcctcttgcctactacaagggacccaaacttgcttgggttcctaaaactaactcttaaTCTTATTGTGCAGGGAACAATGAAAGGAagcggtcaacaatggttcatggatagtggatgtTCAAAGTACATGACTGGGAAtaccatggactttctttcactaaaagccctgcaaggagggagtgtatcctttggcaatgggaaaaggggtacattcttggagttgaaaAAGTCGAGAAatcactcactcattctattgaaaatgtgtactatgtcaatggtcttaagtacagtctcttgagtgtctctcagATCTGTGATAATGGAAACAAGGTGGAAATCTTATCCAAGATATGTACAGTTACTAATATGGTAGctggtgaagtggtacttgtggccaagagatacaagaacatctatgttgctgatttcaagtccttacaaagtggtgatgtgagttgtctgaaagctgttgatgatgatgttgaactCTGGAATAGAAGATTGGGGCacacaagcttctctcttctgaacaaactaattcaaaAGGACCTGGTCCATAGTCtgcccatgtcaaagttcaaGGTACAGAAAGTTTGTGATGCATGTGCTAGAGaaaaacatgtgaagtcctcttttaagtctaaaagggatgtgagcacctcaaagccactcGAGCTTTTGCATATGGACCTATGTGgccctatgagagtgcaaagcagGGGAGGAAAAAGATATATTTTTGTGATAGTAGATGACTACTCTAGATTCACATGGTCTCTATTTATTAGAAAtaaagatgaaacctttgaggtgtttgtggcctttgtgaagaaaatccaggtgaagataGAATCTAGAGTcgcatgcattagatcagatcatggaacagaatttgacaatgccaaatttgatgagttctgcAATGGAAATgacatcactcacaacttctcaacTCTTAGAACCccccaacaaaatggagtagtggaaaggaagaacagaactcttgaagaaatggcaagaacaatgctaatCAACAGTgaaattgcaaagaacttctgggctgaagcggtcaacactgcctgctacttggtgaacaggtgcatgatcagatcactcCTGAATAAAACCCTATATGAGCTACTGCatggaaggaaacccaagctaactcacctaagaacatttagGTGCAAATGATATGttctcaataatggaaaggatcaacttggtaaatttgatgccaagagtgataAAAGAATATTTCTGGGCTACTTTTCTCAAAGAAAAGcgtacaaaatatacaaaaagcagactcaatgtgttgaggaaaatGTTCATGCTATTTTTGATAAGTCCTATCCATCATGTGAGAAGAGTGCTAAAGaggatcaagatggagaacccttactagtTCCTAGTGAAATCATTaacatgacaaatggaaaggcaaATATGATGAGCCAAGTAAAAGATCCGAGTGAAGACAATACTGCCTCTTCTTCAATGGAACCAGGtacttcaattacaaccactgaagctgaagaaagagtggttgatgtagTTCAGGGTACTCTACTAGTACCTGAGAGAAGAACACAAGAAAACCAGTTAAATGTACCCACATCCTCTACAAATGAACCTCAGATGTCTAattggaaacacaaaagctctcatccttttgacaacataattacccctctagattccggagtacaaaccaggtcaaaagccagaaattcacttgccttctcagcatTTCTCTCTcaaatagaacccaaaaatatcaaggaagccctGAAAGATGCAGACTAGGTtgcagccatgcaagatgagttacatcagtttgaaaggaacaatgtctggcacctggtacctagtctctcagatcgaaccattataggaactaggtgggtattcaggaacaagcttgatgaacatggaaacaccacaaggaacaaggccaggctAGTGGTTCAAGTTTATAATCAGGAGGAATGGATTGATTATGATGAAACGTTTGCTCCGGTCACTCGCATGAaagctattagaattctaatcgcttttgcatctcatatggaattcaccttgttccaaatggatgtcaaaagtgcatttccgaatggacttcttaaggaagaagtctatgtgaagcaacctctAGGGcttgaatgtcatgaacaccctgaatatgagtttaaactggacaaagcagtgtatgggttgaagcaggttcctcgagcttggtatgaaaggttgtcaaagTTCCTCCTATAAAATGGTTTTAggagagggaaaattgacaacaccttgttcctaaagaaacggggaaggaacctgctcattgtttaggtctatgttgatgatatcatttttggggaaacaactgattctctgtgtgaagaatttgcaaaactcttGGGAAGtaagtttgaaatgagcatgatgggggagcTGAACTTCTTCTTGGGCCTTCAAATAAAACAGTCCTCAAAGGGGACATTTATTTGTACACAACAATACTTcagggagctcttgaagaggtttgacatagatacatcaaaggtgatagacactcccattgctacGGCCACTCGACTagacatggatgaaactggatcccttgtgaatcaaaccatgtatagaggtgatattgggtctcttctctatctcactaccagcagacctgatattgtcttcagtgtggggctatgttcaaggtttcaatcaaatcccaaggaatcgcATTTGAAGGCTGCAAAAAGAATTCTGAGATACCTTAAAGGAACATAGGACCTAGTCCTTTATTATCCCTCATGTGATAGTTTTAATCTCATTGGATATGATGATGTAGACTATGCATGTTATCTTGTGGACatgaaaagcacttctggaatggctcacttcctaggttcatgtctcatctcttggggcataaggaagcaaaactcagtggctctttcaacagctgaagcagaatatgtagaTGCAgcatcttgttgtgctcaacttcTATGGATTAAGCAACACCTGGAGGATTTTGGGTACTTACTGagagtgtgccccttctatgtgataacaccagtgcactcaacatggccaagaatccaaTTCAACACAAAAGGACCAAGCATATTGACGTAAGGCATCACTTTCtgagggacaatgtggagaaaaggttgatttgtatgatgttctgtagcacagaagaccaaattgtagatatcttcaccaaagcattaagcagggaacattttgaaagaaacatGGTGATGCTGGGGCTTTTAAAAcccaattgagaacctgattcctcaTCATTTGGCTATGAAATTCACCTTCAAGTAAaactagctaaagtgttttctgaccaagtctaactcacatcaataccattgcaggtaaacacgcatgatgagtaTAGAAGCTGTTGATGTAGTGCATGGAAAATAAAACAGGATTGATACTTTCAATAACAGGTCAAGAACCTagttcttgtaccaaaggttagtagttctgtgcattCTTTAATACATATCTTAAAAAGGTACAAAACTCAACTGCCATGTCATCCACCTTTTCAGACCCTGCTGTCATGTTTCTTCACTTCAAATcattccatctccctctgaaacgtTGCACTTCTCGACGCACAACTGCCGTTTTAGAACCTGTCCGCATCTCTCTCTTTATAATTATCCATTCTTAATAAAACCCTCCTCCTTTCTCCACAAACCATAAGTCCTCCATTAGAACTTCAGAAAGTACCTTCACTGCATCTTTAAATGGTTGATACAAACTCCGATATCCCTACCTCAGTCATCCCTGATACTAAAAAACCTATGGAGTCCTCCGTCGCCACTGACTCTTCTATAACCACTCTTACTCTCCCTACTGAAATCACACCTCACACAGATTCCCCATCTCTCTCCATTTCAGAAAGCCCTAAAATTGTTGATCCATCCACTCTATCTTCTAAGGTTCCCACTAATCAAAGAACAAGGGGAGAACAAGGTCAAAGCCCTGAGGTCATAGAGGGTTCCGCTATTGTTGCTACAGATTCCATGGTGGCAGTTGAGCTGATTGAGGAAGAAAATGTTGTAACCATCTTTGTGGTATCTGATGACGGTGTCCTGTAAGAGATAATTTCTCAGAGAAACGAGGTACATAGTATGGGGAAAGAAGGATCCATAGTGACTGTTGAGGGCGCTGCACTAGCAGAAACTATTGGGCCCTCACATGAGGAACCTGACCCCTCTCCGGAGGACCCAGGTTAGGGTTCTCATTCCCAAGATAGTTCTGCTCCTGCATTTTCTGTTGTGCCTTTGGACATTCAAGCACCTGAGATAAGGTCCAGCGATGAGAAGGATTTAGACAACCTGGCTCTTGATGCGTTCATAGTCAAGCGAAGGGTGGTGTCCACTCTTGAGTCTTCTACCAAGCGACATACTACCAGGTTGTTAGCTCAGGTGGCCTACGACTATGCCCTTCAAAAGAGCAGAAAAAGTAGTAAGAAGCAAATGAGGAGATTGGTGAAAGATAATGTTCCAGTATGTGATAAAGCTGTCCCTGTGGTATAAGTGGAAGAGGAAACAccagaggaacctggttccatgGTGAGACGGTCCCGGAAAAAGAAGCAGCCTGCTTTAGTAGAGAAAGTTTCAACCCCTAGTTGCAAGTTTAAGGATGTTGTGAGTGAGCCCTCATGTCTGATGAGGATGTGTTAGTCAAGTCTAAGGGAAAAGAGAAATCAAGTGGTGGGAAGTCTGGCAAATGAAAGTTTGAAACTGATAAGGAACCTAGTTCTGTGAAAAAGCGGAGGAGTGAAAGCAGTTCTACTTCAGAACGCCTAAGGCACCAAAAGGTTCAGCTGGGTCATACGTTTGACCTAGCAATCTCTGATATGGCTGGTATGCGACAAGTTATTGAGATGGTTGAGTTTCAATGATGGGGGCATATATTTCAAATGGATATACCTAAGGTGTATGCGGATGAGGTTCAAAGCTTCTTTGCTAGCCTCTTTCCCATTGAGACCGACCAAATTTGTGCTTTGGTAAATGGAGCAGATATTGTGTTTGATGTAGGTTTTCTTGGTTATATTCTTAAAGTTCCTACAGTTGGTGTGTCTAGTATGAAGGATGTGTGTCAGTATAATTTTTGGAATGCTGTGGTAATGGACAATGCGAACCAAAACAGGGACCAGATCCACAAGAAGGCATTACTCCTTGTTTATCAATTGCTCTTCGAATTGGTAAACAAACTTCTATTGCATCATGCTGAGAGGGGGTCCATGACCTCTAAGTCTGACCTATTTTTTATGGAGCAACTAGATAGCTTTACTCCTATCAGCCTGCCTGCTATTATGATCGAACACATGCAAAAAGTAGCAACCTTCAAGGATAGTAATCATGGTCTTCCATACGGGTTTCTGCTTATGCAAGTGTTTAAGTTTTTCAAAGTGCCACTGGGGTAGGGTAAGGTAGGAACCAAGAAGCAGACTTTCTCACAGACAACATTGGAAGAATGTGAGTGCATAGAAAAGAATTGGGGGGGGGGTAGGCATTACATCAACCATCTCACAGCTCATTAATGCTCAAAATAGTGCAACTAAGGAGATTCATCGGTTGAAGGCTAGGAATGCTATTCTAgaaggtcagcaagcccaagGTGTTCCAGCGCCAAATGATGAAGTGGCTCATTTAACAAAAGAGAATGTTGATCTTAGGGTGCAAGTGGAAAACCTGAAAgcagaactgctcaatgagcaaaagtcggcCAATGACCGAATAGACCTTGTTCTACAAACTCTTGCTGCAGCCTCCAAGCCCtctactcctagtgccccctaagtaccccttcagtgaccagtttctggAATGTTCTTTTAAGTTTTTATGGAAgatgttttgtttcttttttgaTGTGGTTGGGATGTAACGGTACTGCTCCCGTCTTTAATAGTCCAATTTTgcctttgctttttaagtaaaggcatATATTTTTATGTCTATAAAATCTATCATTTTCTATTATCTTATTGCTTGAATTTTATGATTCTCTTCTCTATCATGTTGTGTACACATATATGGCATGAGTTTACTCaactagacttctttatgctgtttgactatttttgtctttttaatgatgccaaaaggggaataAGTTGTAGATAATATGATAAAATTTGAGAGTATAATTTGAATCAAggatctgattaagggggaaagcataaagtcagggggaaTTTGTGAGCTCCTGTTACTTTATCTGGTTCTCTAAATAcagtcagggggaacttgtgagCTCCTGTTACTTTATCTGGTTCTCTAAATACATGTTATAAatgtctaagtttgtcatcatcaaaaagggggaaattgatgggttttcaatgtctttgccttatgttttgatgatctaacaaacttactatcaagGACTAGATAGGGAACTTGACACACTTGGGATACATTGCAAGTTAACGGATTCTAGCTAAATGTGAACTACTATAGATTCAGGAGATAGAGAatcaaacaaggacctgatacccttgtggttccaTCATAGCAGTACGAGGTCAATTGGACACAACTGGAAGTGACGTGACTGCCTGCACTGCACTGTTTCTAGTAGCCACTTCctttgaccaactaaagtgcttatatcattcaagtgatgtcatcaaggtgtattaacaaagattttatatcaaaacatcacttgaacacttgataATTCATTCAAGCCTTCTGCAAAACAGTGAACTTCATTCtcaagagcttgaagaacaaagttaaacgctactacggaccagttcctaaatctagtattttattgtccttagttgagttgtaactttgtgattgttcttattgtaactcctaaattgcttagctagaagcattGATTAGGAACCCTCTTGTAAAAACCAAAAACTCTCTAAGTTTCtattgtgactagagttagtcataagttaaagcctttgtaactagagagtgacaaagtggcttgtggtaagagtatcacaagttagttgagttgaagtctttgtaatggagtcattacaaagtggcttgtaatatgtGTTtataagttagtgaagttaaaagcctacaagtgtaggtcgtggtttttgtacCCTTGAGTTGGAAtatttccacgtaaaaatcccgtatcttatttacttactgtgtcattagcattctcagtaaaaactcatagaggaccaggtactctactgtttggtggactcatataaactaacaaaaTGCGACAGGCGCCTCATGATCAGGAAGGCTAACCTGGCCAACCCTTTGCAAGAGCGAGCTACCCTTCACGGATGTGAAGGCTACCAACCCGTCATCCCCAGCCTCAACTCTTTCTTTGCGATCGCATCCTAcgcctcgcgaatgcgaagcttcAAATCCCCTACCCTTTATGAACGTTTCCCCGTCGCGAACATGAAGTAGTAAATCTCCCCAAGACCaaatccttctttgcgaatgcgagACACCCtttgtgttcgcgaagaaggaaaccaacaccagaaatctgccattttgcactTAGTTCCAGgtgatccgaaacacacccgagccaccCACGACCCCATAAAATTGCACCAACATGCCGATAAACATAATCTGGACCTGCtcaaaacacataaaacaacatcgaaatgaaaAATCACACCCTCAAGCCAAATTAATCAACTTTTTAACTTCAAACTTCTTCAACTAGCTCTGAACGCAAcgaatcatacttagacaacTCAGAATGACACCTACTTTTACGTGAAAGTTACAAATCACCATACCAACCTATTTCAAGGCTCAGAATCCCAAATGGATCATTGATAACACCAAAGcctacttcaaaccaaacttagaAAACTCTAAAACCTTCAAGATGCCAACTTTCAACACTAAGCGTCAAAACGCTCCTAGATCACCCGAATCTCGATCCGAACACACACCCAATTCCAAATgatcatacaaacctattagaACCCTCAAATCCCACTTCTGATTTCGTTTAATCAAAGTGTTGACTCAAGTAAAACTTGACTACCTTGGGCCGCTATTATAAAACTAAGTATTCCAAATACAACCCAAACCCTTCCAAAACTAAATCAATCATCCTCTCAAGTCACAACAATAAAAGTACATATGAGAACTCTTAAATAGGGGAACAAAGATCTAGAAATAAAAATgatcagtcgggtcattacaggtAAATTGTATTAAATTTTGTTGGTATATAGAGGTACATTGTGTTAAATGCGAGCTGTATGGGGCTGTCCTGCTTTATGTATATCATATTCGTTCGGTTGGTTGACATGTGGTTATATTTATATGGTCCTATTTATAAAGGAGACTCTAtcgaatttttgaaaatttaaagttAGTCAAAAGGATGAGTAATAAGAGGCTATTTGGTGCAAAGGTCTAGAAAGGTTATGATTGGATATTTGATCTTGATTATGGCTTCGGCTAGACATTCAAGGATGAATGTTTCTATGTAGGGGAGATTTTAAGGCCCTAGAAATATTTCTAACAAGATTAAGCCTCATTCGAGCATAAGAGAATAATTAGTGAGACATTAAAGTATGTGCAGGCCCATGCAAGGGTATCAGGATTATCACAATACTTGGGCATGAAGGtcattgtttaccgtgaaaatggtatcaacaattaaatttgtaaatgagattctaaaaatatgtgatctattcccgagctagttatTGAAGAAATTAATGCTAAGAACCTGAAGTATAATGATAAAATGCGAGCTAAGGCGAGGTAGTGATCAAACCAAAGGGGCCTATTGCCCGGGTGTAGAGATGGTCGATGAAGACCTCGGGGCCAAGGTTCGAGCCAAGCTCAAGCTACTGAGggcagtcgggaatgggataacaggcGGAGATACGATCGAGCAAGGCCCTATGTTACCAATATTAAGCAAAGTAGTGAAGAACAGATAAGAGAATGATAAATGCCAAAGCGATATCGGGCCAGTGGGAATAAACcacttagaagaaaagagagagagagatattactgcacttgtggagaaatggagcaacatcagccctttacaagatGGTATGGGTTCCTcttatataggcgagggaacACGGCATGGTACAAAGTGCATTAAATGTAAATATatggggatgggacggctagacatgaCACTAGAGCCTATTAATTCTAGTTGCTTGCCTCGGGAGTCCCCCGTCTTGGTAACTTTTGCTGGGCCACGGACAGATCCCTAAACATCGGAGCCACTGCAGGGCCGCAGATAATCCTCGAGATAGGGAGCCCGATCATTATCCCACAGACTCAAGGTGCTGTCATGACATTCCGAATATACCTTAATGGCGGGAGATGGATTCcctgtgttttcggacaaagaggggcagctgtgagcacgtgatttttgccctatgagaactactcccaaaaattcaaaataaaatggttttgtgttgtttgtgatttatttgtattttgtctgtgcatgtttatttctactttaattaagaaaaatacaaaaatatgtgttgcatgtgcatttaggatttaattttacaatttaggacttaattaaacaatcaagatTGTTTTaacaaatggaaaaatcacaaaaaatatgtaacattttttgcatttaatgtccgaattgtgtgattttatctttatttgatgtttaatttcgtgtgatagctagtattaagagttaatgttttagttaattgtcaattttataatttaattaggatttttaattgaaaaggaattaaaagaaaatgaaaggaaaaagaagaaaagagtgaaaattgggCCAAGTTCAATGCAAAAAATCACGCCCAAATCACCCATGGACCAGGCCCAGTTGGCCTGGCCAGAGACgtcttaaaacgacgtcgtttggtcactcttaatcaaggccgttggattaaatcgatccaacgactgagattcaatctcccttacccattcccgAACTCGACCCGTTACCTGGATCCAGCCAACCCCCCCACTTAGACCAAACGTCGCCGTTTTCTTTAAGTAAAtcgatccaggccgttgatcgtgcttgatccaacggccaggattaaaccaccccctccgtatataagcccAACCTCTCACCTCACACCCCCCCTAAACCAtacccctgttcatcgtctcctttAGAGACCAACCAAATGAccctcgaaaccctagccgccctgaaaccctttCGCCTGAAAGCCGACGGCAACAACGCTAATGACCATGAAACCAACACCCCTAGAGCACAtaaccaccctctccacgaatcccttacCCGTTTTGCTCTAATCAGattgtagcttctcgaatcttcaatcgaagattcgagaaaaacttgaaacccaccccaactagtcccaaactcacaccaaggcaccccctgaccaccctcattacggatctgttaaccgtttgcctcgaatcaatatccagcttctcgaatcttcaatcgaagattcgagcagaacctaaacctaccccaaccagtcccaaactcataccagacatcTCCCTTACCTGCCTCGTCACCAAACCactgttggtttggttcgaatcagaccagaaccgttcgaaccccaaatcgaacccccaagaaccctagaaaaccaaaggttgaagtttatccaaagaaaaggaatttgggtgtccagtggaccttagtcgaagtgttctcagttgagaacactcgattaaggtccgttcgacctcaaaaaggtccgagtcagagtccaagtcaggatcgtctagtctccgagttcctgaggtattttccttttcctgtttgttccatttttgtgtttgtttattctgtttacTTTGTTTAAGTGTAGCTTTATTGATTTTTTCAGTTTTGTAGATTGATTCTGTCTTTCTttatcagaccttttatttggtccaattttatcattgcttctgtttgttgtgtaatcgattgaataagtgtcgtcgattagtccaGTAGCTTTGAGTGTTAGTTTAACATGatagtagtttaattttggttttgatttcatgGTTCATTCTAGTCTGTTTCCCCTCCTGCTTCATTTCTGTCTTAAATGTTGTGTTGAAATGATCCTGTTGGTATAGTTGAACTTAGAACTGAGCCTGTGGGTATATTCAGTTCGTCACATTgttttgaattgcttggtcaTTGGCAATgttttgaattgcttggtcaGTCGAACTGCTTAGTCACAACTGTTATTTTGGTTGTCACCTGAACCTGCTGTGTCATGCCCTGTAAGGGTGTTCTAAGTTATTTAAAGCcttggcctttattttgttgctatttgaATCAAGCTTAAGCAATTGATGAATCGAatcctactgtttagggtctgaaatGAATCTGACATTGGTTTGAATTCAGTGTTGGTATGATAATGTCAACTAGATAGTATTGAGTCATAAGGTTGAattcagaacttaggagaattggttatagctgtaatttCAGGGCTTTATGAGGGTATTTTGGGGTTTAAAAAGTCTGAAAATGGCATAAGAtgagtgggctgacagtagggtactaaagtaccattaaactaatgcaattgtttagtgctaatggggaacaaaacataatggtgggGGGAAGGTTTAcaggaaatggattaagaaataggtgcccatacctatttgaatttaaataaagaaaagacaagggtagtggggaacaaatgaATTAAAAAGAGGGA encodes the following:
- the LOC138870579 gene encoding uncharacterized protein; protein product: MEALQTTHEGTTQVKQSKIDMLTTEYKLFRMKDDEFIQDMHTRFTSIINELYSLGETIPRNKLLRKILSILPSSWESKGNAITEAKDLHELTIDKLVGNMKTYKMKRKIDSERREPKKEKNLVLKATSNYSSEEDSDMSYLTKRFQKMVRRNGGMLKRGSSSKQKNYGLYYKCGKPEHFIKDCPLLKQEFSKYNPKKASKKTPFPDKDFKRKRSADNVVKQALAAWGDSSSESEVETDTGDSSMMAVESEENEYDSTFALMAQSDDDEDDDNSKVNFRDVQRNLKSYTSKKLISLSNVLIDVYHNLVEDNDALILELGEAEQTRDDLVVCVVDLKETICELKKEEDVLTKKIANLEHERDDLVVVVVDHKETIENFSREKEALVKRVTEIKEERDDLLVVVTDLRETIEGLETESKPKNTRKGKEVASEEHIRLENELKAVRTRLCVETEKNKHLQTELKIVKNDLEKSLKWTWSSEAITAMYTNNGGSRQGIGFQREKTPYNPHRKYVIVPENRLCTHYGNNGHFKKNCQDRVQFI